TCAGTTCATTGCTCTTCAATGGTTATTTGAATATGGAGACATGACGATCGGGGACCTTTCCAATAAAATGTATCTCGCGTGCAGCACGACGACGGATCTTGTAGACCGCATGGAGAAAAATGAATTGGTTGAAAGGGTCAAAGATGAAAATGACAGACGGGTCGTCCGCATTCATATGTTAAAAGAGGGCGAAAGAATTATTGAAGAAGTTATTGAAAAAAGGCAAAATTATTTGCAGAGTGTCCTCGGGGATTTTTCAGAAGAAGAGGTACTCGGATTGAAAAGTAATTTAGCTAAACTCCATCAAGAAATGAAACCAGAGTGAGGGAATAATGTGATTCAACCAATTGGCATCATTGATTCCGGTGTTGGCGGATTGACGGTGGCAAAAGAAGTCATGCGCCAATTACCAAAAGAAACGATCTATTATCTTGGTGATACCGCAAGATGTCCATACGGCCCCCGGTCAGCCGGGGAAGTGAAGAAATTCACGTGGCAAATGACGGAGTATCTCTTACAATATGATATGAAAATGCTTATCATCGCCTGCAACACGGCGACCGCAGTCGTGCTGGATGAAATCCAGACTCAATTGGATATCCCGGTCATAGGTGTAATCCACCCGGGAGCCAGAGCTGCGATCAAGCATACGTATAATAAGAAAATCGGAGTGCTCGGGACCGTCGGGACGATAAACAGCGGTGCGTACGAAGAAGCGCTGCATTCGCTGCATGGAAGCTTGGAAGTAAGTCCCTTGGCCTGTCCTAAGTTTGTCCCTTTGGTTGAAAGCGGGGAGTATAACAGCGCTACGGCTGATTCGATCGTAAAGGAGACGCTTGCTTCCATGAAAGAAACAGACATCGATACACTGATCCTGGGCTGCACCCACTATCCGCTGCTGCAGTCAAAAATACAGGCTTTCATGGGGAGTGAGGTCAGTGTCATCAGCTCCGGCGATGAGACTGCCAGGGAAATCAGTACGATCCTGGACTATTACAACCTCCTATACCGCGGAGTCAGAGTGCCAGAGCACAGATTCTTTACTACAGGATCATCATTCTTATTTTCACAAATCGCCTCTGATTGGCTGAATATAGGGAAAGTCCATGCTGAAACCATCCGGCTTCAAGACTGAGTGTCTTGGCTGGATGGTTTTTTATTTCTTCCTGAAAAAGTTTGTCTGCTTTTCTAAAAAGTTTCGGTCTATTTCATAGCCAAGGCTCGTATACATGTAGTACAAACTGTCTTTTAGGAGGTTTCGCGATGTCAAAAAAAGCGAAAGTGTCAATTGCTGTAACGGTGTTAGCATCTTCAGTATATCTTTCAGGTTGCGGACTGTTGAGTTTTGGGGATAAAGAAAAGATCGATCCGCCGCAGGAAGTTTCACATTTAAAAGAAGGTGAAAAACTGGATACGGCAAAGAACGAAGAAGGTAAAGAGACGGCAAGCAATGATGAAGCTGTAGAAAAAACAGTGATGACAGAGCTTTATTTGATCGACAAGAATGGCTATGTGGTTTCCCAATCGTTACCTCTTCCGAATAATGAAAGTGTCGCCAAACAAGCGCTTGAGTATCTGGTGGTTAACGGCCCTGTTCAGAATGTCCTTCCAAATGGATTCAGAGCAGTCCTGCCGGCCGATACCCAAGTCACAGTCAACATCCAAGATGGAAAAGCTATCGCTGACTTCTCACCAGAATTCAATAATTATCAGCCTGAAGATGAACAGAAAATCCTTCAATCGGTCACATGGACGCTGACTCAATTCGATTCGGTCGAAAAAGTGGAGCTGCGTGTAAACGGCTATCCGTTAACGGAAATGCCGGTTAACGGCACGCCGATCGACGAATCCGGCTTATCCAGAAAAATGGGTATCAACGTCGATGCTAGCGGAGTGGCCGACCCAACCAGTACAAAACCGGTAACGGTCTATTATGTGTCGCAGACGGATTCTTCGACGTACTATGTGCCTGTAACAAAAAGGGTAAGTTCAAACGAAGCGGATGAAGTGAAAGCGGTCGTACAGGAACTTATCGAGGGACCTGGATACGGTACGTCCCTTGCCAGTGACTTTACCGGAGCGGAACTATTGGAAGACCCATCTCTGAAAGACGGGACTGTTACCCTCAATTTTAATGAAGCCGTGTATGGAAGCCTGGAAGAAAAAATGGTTTCCGAGCATATGCTGAATTCACTGGTTCTATCCTTGACGGAACAAAAAGGGATCAAAGGTGTGTCAGTTCTGGTAAATGGTGAAGCCACCACAGTAAGCAAAGACGGAGAACCGGTCACAGAACCTGTCACTCGTCCCGAAAATGTGAATGCAATTAGTTTTTAAATGATCATTTTTTGATATACTATTATAGAATCATGAAAAAGAGGTTGGCTGATGCCGCCTCTTCTCTTTTTGAGATGGACA
This Bacillus sp. Marseille-Q1617 DNA region includes the following protein-coding sequences:
- a CDS encoding MarR family winged helix-turn-helix transcriptional regulator, coding for MNKEEVQLKSDLQVVADIEKDLRYISSIIKQKGREILSQYTLTPPQFIALQWLFEYGDMTIGDLSNKMYLACSTTTDLVDRMEKNELVERVKDENDRRVVRIHMLKEGERIIEEVIEKRQNYLQSVLGDFSEEEVLGLKSNLAKLHQEMKPE
- the racE gene encoding glutamate racemase, producing MIQPIGIIDSGVGGLTVAKEVMRQLPKETIYYLGDTARCPYGPRSAGEVKKFTWQMTEYLLQYDMKMLIIACNTATAVVLDEIQTQLDIPVIGVIHPGARAAIKHTYNKKIGVLGTVGTINSGAYEEALHSLHGSLEVSPLACPKFVPLVESGEYNSATADSIVKETLASMKETDIDTLILGCTHYPLLQSKIQAFMGSEVSVISSGDETAREISTILDYYNLLYRGVRVPEHRFFTTGSSFLFSQIASDWLNIGKVHAETIRLQD
- a CDS encoding GerMN domain-containing protein; its protein translation is MSKKAKVSIAVTVLASSVYLSGCGLLSFGDKEKIDPPQEVSHLKEGEKLDTAKNEEGKETASNDEAVEKTVMTELYLIDKNGYVVSQSLPLPNNESVAKQALEYLVVNGPVQNVLPNGFRAVLPADTQVTVNIQDGKAIADFSPEFNNYQPEDEQKILQSVTWTLTQFDSVEKVELRVNGYPLTEMPVNGTPIDESGLSRKMGINVDASGVADPTSTKPVTVYYVSQTDSSTYYVPVTKRVSSNEADEVKAVVQELIEGPGYGTSLASDFTGAELLEDPSLKDGTVTLNFNEAVYGSLEEKMVSEHMLNSLVLSLTEQKGIKGVSVLVNGEATTVSKDGEPVTEPVTRPENVNAISF